A single genomic interval of Lewinellaceae bacterium harbors:
- a CDS encoding ABC transporter permease has translation MFRNFLLLAFRHLRRAPGTSLVNLSGLSAAFLSILVIFLIVRREWGADQFHENGQQVYRVTFDETKGRPDGRQLATTSPPMGPALEREYPEVVASCRLRYSDEAILSYNNQQYYENNLVYAGPAFFQLFSFPLVKGDPETALSQPNTVVLTPAMARKYFGEEDPMGKILEFGQDRQLRVTGVLARKPERSHLDFDFLVSFETFQVPPGYPVTLESWGWISFHTYVLLEKNAGPAVLEPKLNGFLADHFDEERAARVRLRLQPLRDIYFHSGHLMNTQENRHGNLYYTYGLSAIALLILLVAGFNFLNLATARSLRRAKEVGLRKVLGATSGQVRRQFLAEAFLLTALAFMVSVVLLVVLQSPIAVLLGHSAGLHWQDLRWLAPAFLLLSGLVALGAGFYPALVMSRYKAADTLKGQFPNSGTGSRLRTLLVGLQFAITTGLIIGSFAIYRQMEYIRQRDLGFDREQVVALQLYTPDFMQRFERARQVLAANPRVESVTAGDVFNNDYGSVPIRQPNEQAEEARAMHIFGIYFDYCDVLGIDVLEGRGFSRSFPQDTATGIILNETAARTFGWDEPLGQRLQVSDIMEGQVVGVVKDFHFNSLHEPMKPLVLFAPRTIMSNIIVRLRPGDVAESIASLERDWAAIAPDMPFQLSFIDEQVGRLYEADRRFSRFFLFFTLLSVILATTGLYSLVRAIVSYRMREVGIRKVLGASLPQLLSLLVGQFLWLALLAGMAALPFSWWLANRWLQQFAYRVEPGAGVFILALLASLALVALSVAREALWAARRKPAEVLRAD, from the coding sequence ATGTTTCGCAATTTCCTCCTGCTTGCCTTCCGCCACCTGCGGCGCGCTCCGGGTACTAGCCTGGTTAACCTTTCCGGCCTTTCGGCCGCCTTCCTTTCCATTCTGGTGATCTTCCTGATCGTTCGCCGGGAATGGGGCGCCGACCAGTTTCACGAAAACGGCCAGCAGGTTTACCGGGTTACTTTTGATGAAACCAAGGGCAGGCCCGACGGCCGGCAGTTGGCTACTACCTCTCCGCCCATGGGGCCGGCCCTGGAGCGGGAATATCCGGAGGTGGTGGCCAGCTGCCGGCTGCGGTATTCTGACGAGGCCATTCTGAGCTACAACAACCAGCAGTATTACGAGAACAACCTGGTGTATGCCGGCCCGGCCTTTTTTCAGCTATTCAGCTTTCCCCTGGTGAAGGGAGACCCTGAAACAGCGCTGTCGCAACCCAACACAGTAGTGCTGACCCCCGCCATGGCCCGCAAATATTTCGGCGAGGAAGACCCCATGGGCAAAATACTGGAATTTGGGCAGGATCGCCAGCTTAGGGTGACAGGCGTATTGGCCCGCAAGCCGGAGCGCAGCCACCTGGACTTTGACTTTCTGGTGTCTTTTGAGACTTTCCAGGTGCCGCCCGGTTATCCGGTGACCCTGGAGAGTTGGGGATGGATTTCCTTTCACACGTATGTGCTGTTGGAAAAAAATGCCGGGCCAGCAGTTTTGGAACCCAAGCTGAATGGTTTTTTGGCCGATCACTTTGACGAAGAGCGGGCGGCGAGGGTTCGCCTTCGCCTGCAACCCCTGCGGGATATTTATTTCCATTCCGGCCACCTGATGAACACTCAGGAGAACCGGCACGGCAACCTGTACTATACTTACGGCCTTTCGGCTATAGCCCTGCTGATCCTGCTGGTGGCGGGTTTCAATTTCCTGAACCTGGCAACGGCGCGTTCTCTGCGCCGGGCAAAGGAGGTGGGCTTGCGCAAAGTACTGGGCGCCACCTCCGGGCAGGTGCGCCGGCAGTTTCTGGCGGAGGCCTTTCTACTTACCGCCCTTGCTTTTATGGTGAGTGTAGTTTTGCTGGTAGTGCTGCAATCGCCTATTGCTGTCTTGCTGGGGCATTCGGCTGGGTTGCATTGGCAAGATCTTCGCTGGCTGGCCCCGGCTTTCCTGTTGCTTTCCGGGTTGGTAGCCCTGGGCGCCGGCTTTTATCCGGCGCTGGTCATGTCCCGTTATAAAGCCGCCGACACTCTGAAAGGGCAATTTCCGAATTCCGGAACGGGCAGCCGCCTGAGGACGTTGCTGGTGGGCCTGCAGTTTGCCATCACCACTGGCCTGATCATCGGGTCTTTTGCCATTTACCGCCAAATGGAGTACATCCGGCAACGGGATTTGGGTTTCGACCGGGAGCAGGTAGTGGCCCTGCAATTGTATACCCCCGACTTTATGCAGCGTTTTGAACGGGCCCGGCAGGTGCTGGCAGCCAATCCCCGTGTAGAGAGCGTCACTGCCGGCGATGTTTTCAACAACGATTATGGCTCGGTCCCCATCCGCCAGCCCAATGAGCAGGCGGAAGAAGCCCGGGCCATGCACATCTTCGGCATCTACTTCGATTATTGCGATGTGCTCGGAATTGATGTCCTCGAAGGGAGGGGCTTCAGCCGCAGCTTTCCCCAGGATACGGCAACGGGCATTATTCTAAACGAAACCGCCGCCCGAACCTTTGGCTGGGACGAGCCCCTGGGCCAGCGCCTGCAGGTGAGCGACATCATGGAGGGGCAGGTTGTCGGCGTGGTTAAAGACTTCCACTTCAACTCCCTGCATGAGCCCATGAAGCCCCTGGTGCTGTTTGCCCCCCGCACCATAATGTCCAATATCATCGTTCGCCTGAGGCCGGGCGACGTGGCCGAATCCATAGCCTCCCTGGAGCGCGACTGGGCTGCCATCGCCCCGGACATGCCTTTTCAGCTGAGTTTTATCGATGAGCAGGTGGGGCGCCTCTACGAAGCCGACCGCCGCTTCTCTCGTTTCTTCCTCTTTTTCACCTTGCTTTCCGTCATCCTGGCCACTACCGGTTTGTACAGCCTGGTGCGCGCCATTGTGAGCTATCGCATGAGGGAGGTCGGAATACGCAAAGTACTGGGCGCTTCTTTGCCTCAGCTTTTGAGCCTGCTGGTGGGGCAATTTCTGTGGTTGGCGTTGTTGGCCGGGATGGCGGCGCTTCCGTTCTCCTGGTGGTTGGCGAACCGGTGGCTGCAGCAGTTCGCCTATCGGGTGGAGCCTGGCGCCGGCGTTTTCATTCTGGCACTGTTAGCCAGCCTGGCTCTTGTGGCGCTGAGTGTGGCAAGGGAGGCGCTCTGGGCGGCGCGCCGGAAACCGGCGGAGGTGTTGAGGGCAGACTGA
- a CDS encoding DUF2202 domain-containing protein — translation MKKLLFLLLALSWPALQALQAQTSLSKADQKTLIYLAEEEKVVRDFYQAMEAKWEATVFSHIAGAEQRHFNRAVDAAASLGIELPGSLAADKPGEFQNKELQQFYDELMASGSQSLEAALRAGARAEETDIRDLKQALETTQNETIRTTYQYLLEASGNHLRAFHKNLAAQGVTYRPVVLAQADFDAIIAVGEKGQGCQGQKGQQGEACCQKKGGQKGQCCQGAQKGNCQGKGKGKQSLN, via the coding sequence ATGAAAAAATTACTGTTTTTGTTGCTGGCCCTGAGTTGGCCGGCGCTGCAGGCACTTCAGGCGCAAACCAGCCTGTCCAAAGCTGATCAGAAAACCTTGATCTATCTGGCGGAAGAAGAAAAAGTGGTTCGCGATTTTTACCAGGCCATGGAAGCTAAATGGGAGGCGACGGTTTTCAGCCACATAGCTGGAGCGGAGCAGCGCCATTTTAACCGGGCTGTTGATGCCGCCGCCAGCCTGGGAATAGAGCTGCCCGGAAGCCTTGCTGCGGATAAGCCCGGGGAATTTCAAAACAAGGAACTGCAGCAATTCTATGATGAACTGATGGCCAGCGGAAGCCAATCTTTGGAAGCGGCCCTGCGGGCAGGGGCTCGGGCCGAGGAAACAGATATCCGGGATTTAAAGCAAGCTCTGGAAACAACCCAAAATGAGACAATTCGCACTACTTACCAGTACCTTCTGGAAGCTTCCGGCAACCACTTGCGGGCATTCCATAAAAATCTTGCGGCTCAGGGCGTAACCTACCGCCCGGTAGTGCTTGCCCAGGCTGACTTTGACGCCATTATCGCTGTGGGCGAAAAGGGGCAAGGCTGCCAGGGGCAAAAAGGCCAACAGGGAGAGGCCTGCTGCCAAAAGAAGGGCGGCCAAAAAGGGCAGTGTTGCCAGGGCGCTCAAAAAGGAAATTGCCAGGGCAAAGGGAAAGGAAAACAATCGTTGAATTAA
- a CDS encoding outer membrane beta-barrel protein has product MKHLYLVLSIALLSSHNTAHSQWQWGLKGGVSVSHIHIIQKRDGQDVSRRHFIGSKVVGATLSRALGKHFRVHHELQFATYGALGFRTTGSNSQLPYRVNSNAFLGMYYAGLSAKLQYFPTPRAFASAGMEIAALVQDNRTAGLDLMPFEHRVLAGLGYAVLPYLSFELRYNRSLSPFFVGNSLHPRLRGNTRHYNHALQASLEYRFQEKLPGKERPAGPAGLRPEWGGMAILNFTNFIYHLQGSASFRQLFEDNPILISKGVGLFFRRPVAARALLHTELAYTSRGGRSQVFTGPNLTANLMLSYLGLTLAYEYIPRNRLGFQLGMEGARRFGSTFEISNETINRWDISLVSGCRLALSEISFTLRYARSLMPIIDARDDFSAVKQFNQGMQLIASVPFGGR; this is encoded by the coding sequence ATGAAACACCTCTACCTTGTCCTCAGCATCGCCCTTTTGTCTTCACATAATACCGCCCACAGCCAGTGGCAATGGGGGCTCAAAGGGGGCGTCTCTGTGTCCCACATCCACATCATTCAAAAGCGAGATGGCCAGGATGTCAGCCGGCGGCATTTTATCGGGAGCAAAGTAGTCGGCGCGACGTTGAGCCGTGCGTTGGGCAAGCATTTTCGCGTTCACCACGAGCTTCAATTCGCTACCTACGGCGCTCTTGGTTTCCGAACTACAGGCAGCAATTCTCAGTTGCCTTACCGGGTCAACAGCAATGCTTTTCTGGGCATGTATTATGCGGGCCTGTCCGCTAAACTTCAGTATTTTCCTACCCCGCGGGCCTTTGCCAGCGCGGGCATGGAAATCGCTGCTCTCGTCCAGGATAACCGGACGGCCGGCCTGGATTTGATGCCTTTTGAACACCGGGTGCTGGCGGGCCTGGGCTATGCCGTTCTACCCTATCTTTCGTTCGAGTTGCGGTACAACCGGAGCCTGTCGCCTTTCTTTGTCGGGAATTCCCTCCACCCAAGGTTGCGGGGGAATACCCGTCATTACAACCATGCTTTGCAGGCTTCGCTGGAGTACCGTTTTCAAGAGAAATTGCCAGGGAAAGAGCGGCCGGCAGGGCCAGCCGGGTTGCGGCCGGAATGGGGAGGGATGGCGATCCTGAATTTCACCAACTTTATCTATCATCTGCAGGGTTCGGCCTCTTTCCGCCAGCTTTTTGAAGACAACCCCATTTTGATCAGCAAGGGCGTTGGCCTGTTTTTTCGCAGGCCGGTTGCCGCCCGGGCGCTGTTGCACACAGAATTGGCCTACACCTCCCGGGGCGGTCGAAGCCAGGTGTTCACCGGCCCCAATTTGACGGCCAATCTCATGCTCAGTTATTTGGGGCTTACCCTGGCTTATGAATACATCCCCCGGAACCGGTTGGGTTTTCAGCTTGGAATGGAAGGCGCCCGCCGCTTCGGGAGTACTTTTGAAATTTCGAATGAAACCATCAACCGCTGGGATATCAGCCTGGTGAGTGGCTGCCGGCTGGCCCTTTCGGAGATATCCTTCACCCTGCGCTATGCCCGCAGCCTGATGCCGATCATCGACGCGAGGGATGATTTCAGCGCTGTCAAGCAGTTCAACCAGGGAATGCAGTTGATTGCCAGCGTGCCTTTTGGGGGAAGGTGA
- a CDS encoding response regulator transcription factor gives MKVLLIEDEKNIASFIERSLSNAGYEACVAYDGETGLDILAGQDFDVIILDIILPRKNGWEVCQHIRQQYQKDTPILMLSALNHTNHLVKGLEAGADDYMAKPFKLTELMARLHALVRRYRRQLPTANLLRYGGLEVNLDSKEAFREGHPVKLTIREFKLLEFFMRHPGKALSRFELLEKVWGLDFDTGTNVVDVYVNYLRNKVDKGFSNKLIHTVYGMGYILKEGHDPAE, from the coding sequence ATGAAAGTACTATTGATCGAAGATGAAAAAAACATCGCCTCTTTCATTGAGCGCAGCCTTTCCAATGCAGGATATGAAGCCTGTGTCGCCTATGACGGAGAGACCGGGCTGGATATCCTGGCCGGGCAGGATTTCGACGTCATTATCCTGGACATCATCCTGCCGCGAAAGAACGGCTGGGAAGTTTGCCAGCACATCCGGCAGCAATATCAGAAGGATACGCCAATACTGATGCTGAGCGCGCTCAACCATACCAACCACCTGGTGAAGGGGCTGGAAGCCGGCGCCGACGATTACATGGCCAAGCCGTTCAAGCTGACGGAACTGATGGCACGGCTGCATGCACTGGTGCGGCGCTACCGCCGCCAGCTCCCCACTGCCAACCTGCTTCGCTACGGAGGGCTGGAGGTCAACCTCGACTCTAAGGAAGCGTTTAGGGAAGGGCACCCTGTCAAACTGACAATCCGGGAGTTCAAGTTGCTGGAATTTTTCATGCGCCACCCCGGCAAAGCCCTTTCCCGTTTTGAATTGCTGGAAAAAGTCTGGGGGCTGGACTTCGATACAGGGACGAATGTAGTGGACGTGTATGTCAACTACCTCCGCAACAAGGTCGACAAAGGATTTTCCAACAAACTCATTCATACCGTTTATGGTATGGGATACATACTCAAAGAAGGCCATGACCCTGCGGAATAG
- a CDS encoding HAMP domain-containing protein, which produces MVWDTYSKKAMTLRNRIAITFALLNFALLAIIFMVLYLLTRQYTYNEFFNRLEERAQIAAQAFLEKDELNQQIFEEVRRRHLRTLPQEQEFFYALGEEDLLPEALPEFLDASILGRIGEGEEVRYHYGQLSVAGIRYEDNQGIFATIVVAQDLYGQRKLINLLRLMLFILGAALLAVFLLGRWYAWHILLPIGQMIKKMKNINSSNLHLRLKEKTGRQDELKQLATTFNRMLDRIEAAIETQNLFIGNASHQIKNPLTAIIGEVETSMLKERSSTEYHHSLKVIGEEADRLGALVKQLIRMSYPDTGEGQDAKWRFDELILDLVEEFKETYPKAGISLEFSSLPSDPEKLLYRGYYHLIRIAIGNLLENAIKFSGNTIVKLKLDISDEKLAVSITDNGIGIPEEAQPHIFTPFFRADNAQGFPGYGVGLALADKVVKMHDGQLKLLSSQQKGTTFILELPF; this is translated from the coding sequence ATGGTATGGGATACATACTCAAAGAAGGCCATGACCCTGCGGAATAGAATTGCCATTACTTTTGCTCTGTTGAACTTCGCCCTGCTGGCCATCATATTTATGGTATTGTACTTGCTCACCCGGCAGTATACCTACAACGAATTTTTCAACCGGCTGGAAGAAAGGGCCCAGATCGCGGCCCAGGCTTTTTTAGAGAAAGACGAGCTCAATCAGCAGATATTTGAGGAAGTGCGCAGGCGCCACCTCCGCACCTTGCCACAAGAGCAGGAGTTTTTCTACGCCCTGGGCGAGGAGGATTTATTGCCGGAGGCTTTGCCCGAATTTCTGGATGCCAGCATACTGGGCCGCATCGGCGAAGGAGAAGAAGTCCGCTATCACTACGGGCAACTCTCCGTAGCCGGCATTCGCTACGAGGACAATCAAGGGATATTTGCGACCATCGTCGTTGCCCAGGACCTTTATGGGCAGCGCAAACTCATCAACCTGCTCCGGCTGATGCTGTTCATCCTTGGCGCTGCCCTGCTGGCCGTTTTTCTGCTGGGGCGGTGGTATGCCTGGCACATCCTGCTGCCCATCGGCCAGATGATCAAAAAAATGAAAAACATCAATTCCAGCAACCTCCACCTGCGGCTGAAAGAAAAAACCGGCAGGCAGGACGAGCTCAAACAACTGGCCACTACCTTCAACCGGATGCTGGACCGCATCGAAGCGGCCATAGAAACCCAAAACCTCTTTATCGGCAACGCTTCTCATCAAATAAAAAACCCTCTGACCGCCATCATCGGCGAAGTAGAAACATCCATGTTGAAGGAACGCTCCTCCACAGAATACCACCATTCCCTGAAAGTAATTGGAGAGGAAGCCGACCGACTGGGCGCTCTGGTTAAGCAGCTCATACGCATGAGCTATCCGGATACCGGCGAAGGGCAGGACGCCAAATGGCGCTTCGACGAACTGATCCTCGACCTGGTGGAAGAGTTCAAGGAAACTTACCCTAAAGCCGGCATCAGCCTGGAATTTTCAAGCCTGCCTTCTGACCCCGAAAAACTCCTCTATCGCGGATACTACCACCTCATCCGCATTGCCATTGGCAACTTGCTGGAAAACGCCATCAAGTTTTCCGGCAACACCATAGTAAAACTGAAGCTGGACATTTCCGACGAAAAGCTGGCGGTCAGCATTACCGACAATGGAATCGGCATTCCCGAGGAGGCTCAGCCCCACATTTTCACGCCCTTTTTCCGGGCCGATAACGCCCAGGGCTTTCCCGGGTATGGCGTGGGCCTGGCATTGGCGGACAAAGTAGTTAAAATGCACGATGGCCAGTTGAAGCTCCTATCGTCACAGCAAAAAGGAACCACCTTTATCCTCGAACTCCCGTTCTAA
- the metG gene encoding methionine--tRNA ligase: MSKRYLITSALPYANGALHLGHLAGAYLPADIYVRYLRLLGKDVVWVCGSDEHGAAITIRAKKEGISPREIIDKYHTLNKDTFARLGISFDYYHRTSAPLHHETSQDFFLKLYEKGGEFEEREIEQYYDEEYDQFLADRYIVGTCPKCGHEEAFGDQCENCGSDLSPLELIHPRSTLSGKAPQLKKTRHWYFKLDKHEGWLREWIDTGVLDGEQHHDPKTWKRHVVGQCLSWLDTGLQPRAITRDLDWGIPVPLEEAKGKVLYVWFDAPIGYISSTRQWAKENGKDWELYWKDKDTTLIHFIGKDNIVFHCIVFPAMLKAYGEFNLPVNVPANQFLNFEGQKFSKSRGWGIEQHEYLEEFKNFPNKEDALRYALIRNMPENKDADFKWDEFADFHDKELADNLGNFVNRVIVLTNKYFEGVVPPTNQDIKTALAPAREIVQKITGELDAFSFRSAVIALMELSSWGNTYLQDVSPWKLYKEDPNSQAIKDCMFASLQVVALLSLLAEPFIPFTAPKIRKQLNLPEIQNGDLQQALQKLESGEPLLPAGHKVGEPELLFAKIADRKDDSRLQIVNRQKEKLQQVLETEKGEEREPVKPAIQYEDFAKLDLRTGTITAAEAVPKADKLLQLTVDLGSEQRTVVAGIAKFFKPEDLPRQPVVVVANLAPRKLRGIESQGMVLMAENDKGELTFVSPKQGWGNGWVVR; the protein is encoded by the coding sequence ATGAGCAAACGATACCTCATCACCTCCGCCCTGCCCTATGCCAACGGGGCGCTGCACCTCGGCCACCTGGCGGGCGCTTATCTGCCCGCCGACATTTACGTGCGCTACCTGCGCTTGTTGGGCAAAGACGTCGTCTGGGTGTGCGGCTCCGACGAGCACGGGGCAGCCATTACCATTCGGGCCAAGAAGGAGGGCATCTCTCCCCGGGAGATCATCGATAAATACCATACCCTGAATAAGGATACCTTCGCCCGGCTGGGCATCTCCTTCGACTACTACCACCGCACCAGCGCGCCCCTGCACCATGAAACTTCTCAGGATTTTTTCTTAAAGCTCTATGAAAAAGGCGGCGAATTCGAGGAGCGGGAAATCGAACAGTACTACGACGAGGAGTACGACCAGTTCCTCGCCGACCGATACATCGTGGGCACCTGCCCCAAATGCGGCCACGAGGAAGCCTTCGGCGACCAGTGCGAGAACTGCGGCTCCGACCTCTCCCCCCTCGAGCTGATCCACCCGCGCTCTACCCTCAGCGGCAAAGCGCCCCAACTGAAAAAGACCAGGCACTGGTACTTCAAACTGGACAAACATGAAGGCTGGCTGCGGGAATGGATCGATACCGGAGTTCTGGACGGCGAGCAACACCACGACCCCAAAACCTGGAAGCGCCACGTCGTCGGCCAGTGCCTCTCCTGGCTGGATACCGGCCTGCAGCCCCGCGCCATCACCCGCGACCTCGACTGGGGCATACCGGTGCCCCTGGAAGAAGCAAAAGGCAAGGTGCTCTACGTCTGGTTCGACGCCCCCATCGGCTACATCTCCTCCACCCGCCAATGGGCCAAAGAAAACGGGAAAGACTGGGAGCTGTACTGGAAGGATAAAGACACTACGCTCATCCACTTTATCGGAAAGGACAATATCGTTTTTCACTGTATTGTGTTCCCGGCTATGCTCAAGGCCTACGGCGAGTTCAACCTGCCGGTCAACGTGCCGGCCAACCAGTTCCTCAACTTCGAGGGGCAGAAATTCTCCAAATCGCGCGGCTGGGGCATCGAGCAGCACGAGTACCTGGAGGAGTTTAAAAACTTCCCCAACAAGGAAGACGCCCTGCGCTACGCGCTGATCCGAAATATGCCGGAAAACAAGGACGCCGACTTCAAGTGGGATGAATTTGCCGACTTCCACGATAAAGAGCTGGCGGACAACCTGGGCAACTTCGTCAACCGCGTCATCGTGCTCACCAATAAATACTTTGAGGGAGTTGTGCCGCCAACGAACCAGGACATCAAAACCGCCCTGGCGCCTGCCCGCGAGATTGTTCAAAAAATCACCGGCGAACTGGACGCCTTCAGCTTCCGTTCGGCTGTGATTGCCTTGATGGAACTTTCCTCCTGGGGCAATACTTACCTTCAGGATGTTTCCCCCTGGAAGCTCTACAAGGAAGACCCCAACAGCCAGGCGATCAAAGATTGCATGTTTGCCAGCCTGCAGGTCGTGGCTTTGTTGAGCCTGCTGGCCGAGCCTTTCATTCCCTTCACCGCGCCAAAAATCCGAAAGCAACTGAACCTGCCGGAAATTCAGAATGGAGACTTACAGCAAGCTCTGCAAAAGCTGGAATCCGGCGAGCCCCTCCTTCCCGCCGGCCATAAGGTCGGCGAGCCGGAGTTGCTCTTCGCTAAAATCGCCGACCGCAAAGACGACAGCCGCCTGCAAATAGTCAACCGGCAGAAGGAAAAACTGCAACAAGTATTGGAAACCGAAAAAGGCGAAGAACGGGAGCCTGTCAAACCCGCCATCCAATACGAAGATTTTGCTAAACTGGACCTCCGCACCGGCACCATCACCGCCGCCGAGGCCGTTCCCAAAGCCGATAAACTGCTGCAACTCACCGTCGACCTGGGCAGCGAACAGCGTACCGTTGTGGCTGGCATCGCCAAATTCTTCAAACCAGAAGACCTGCCCAGGCAGCCCGTGGTAGTGGTCGCCAACCTGGCGCCCCGCAAACTGCGCGGCATCGAATCCCAGGGCATGGTCCTGATGGCAGAAAATGACAAAGGGGAGCTAACCTTTGTCAGCCCGAAACAGGGTTGGGGGAATGGATGGGTGGTGAGATAG
- a CDS encoding DUF1015 domain-containing protein, which translates to MHIKPFQAVYPNLDYITSADSFFNSVRDEYMEYSDSGFFVKAAQEALFIYRIKGAQRQYTGLIACADIRDYMEGHIKQHEHTLAAKEQQQMHLMLRRRAAVKPVLLAYPGVAAINRWIESFIIRRKPFFEVESEEARERHLLWEIRDGPSIRELQDLFARHVPNTYIADGHHRTSTTSLLYRKALEGKRQEDYQLLLCALFPSSDIDVLDFNRVIYGLNGHSASAFMAHIARYFEIGFLNGPQKPGQKHEVTMLFNREWYRLRWKEHILLEYLEEEVVLDAMLLDEKVLGNILGVEDVRTDQRILYVEGPKGVEGIQQAVSKGEEGVAFCLYPVQLEELMQVADAGKVMPPKSTWVEPRMKNGLIVQEF; encoded by the coding sequence ATGCATATCAAACCCTTTCAAGCGGTTTACCCCAACCTGGATTACATCACCTCCGCGGATTCCTTTTTCAATTCGGTCCGGGATGAGTACATGGAGTATTCCGATAGCGGCTTTTTTGTCAAAGCGGCGCAAGAGGCGCTTTTTATCTACCGCATCAAGGGGGCGCAAAGGCAGTACACCGGCCTGATCGCCTGTGCGGATATCCGGGATTATATGGAGGGCCATATCAAACAGCACGAGCATACCCTGGCGGCGAAGGAACAGCAACAAATGCACCTGATGCTCCGCCGCCGGGCAGCTGTGAAGCCCGTATTGCTGGCTTACCCGGGAGTAGCGGCGATCAACCGCTGGATCGAGTCCTTCATCATCCGCCGGAAACCATTTTTTGAAGTAGAATCGGAAGAGGCACGGGAGCGCCATCTTCTCTGGGAAATCCGCGACGGCCCTTCTATCCGGGAGTTGCAGGATTTATTTGCCCGGCACGTGCCCAATACCTACATCGCCGACGGGCACCACCGCACCTCGACCACGTCTCTGTTGTACCGCAAAGCTTTGGAAGGAAAGCGCCAGGAAGATTACCAATTGCTGCTTTGCGCGCTGTTTCCCTCTTCGGATATTGACGTGCTGGATTTCAACCGGGTGATTTACGGTTTGAACGGGCATTCCGCCTCCGCTTTTATGGCCCATATTGCCCGGTATTTTGAGATCGGTTTTCTAAACGGGCCTCAGAAACCGGGCCAAAAGCACGAGGTCACCATGCTCTTCAACCGCGAGTGGTACCGCCTGCGCTGGAAGGAACACATCCTCCTGGAATACCTGGAAGAAGAAGTGGTGCTCGACGCCATGCTGCTGGATGAAAAGGTGCTGGGCAATATCCTCGGAGTGGAAGATGTGCGGACTGACCAGCGGATTCTTTATGTTGAGGGGCCCAAGGGGGTGGAAGGCATTCAACAGGCCGTATCCAAAGGAGAGGAAGGAGTCGCCTTTTGCCTTTATCCCGTCCAATTGGAAGAGTTGATGCAAGTGGCTGACGCCGGCAAGGTAATGCCCCCCAAATCGACCTGGGTTGAACCCCGGATGAAAAACGGGCTGATCGTGCAGGAGTTTTAG
- a CDS encoding amidohydrolase family protein, with translation MRKITADIIFPVASPPVKEGVVVINQDGEVLAVGKRADHDPASLEMHQGVVVPGFVNTHCHLELSHMKGRVDTGTGLLRFLQKVVKFRDIPMEEILDAIERAGREMYENGIVAVGDISNKLDTKAHKESSPIRYYTFVEMFDFLQNEGAQKTFNMYKQVYNGQSDAGGNRKSCVPHAPYTVSPRLFSLLQEANADNDITVSIHNQETEHEDHFFLHKTGGFVEFYKSFGFPLNHFEATGKTSIHYALQQMNPHCRTLFVHNTMTGPEDIRAAHSWSDKVYWATCANANLYIENRMPCYQHFLDEGARMTIGTDSLTSNWQLSVLEEMKTIARFQSYVPFETLLRWATLNGAEALGFEKDLGSIEAGKKPGLNLLNLDQNLKLAAGTQVKRII, from the coding sequence ATGCGCAAGATCACTGCTGATATCATCTTTCCCGTTGCCTCCCCGCCGGTAAAAGAAGGGGTAGTTGTCATAAACCAGGACGGCGAGGTGCTGGCTGTAGGCAAAAGAGCGGATCACGATCCTGCCTCGCTGGAGATGCACCAGGGCGTTGTGGTGCCAGGTTTTGTCAATACGCACTGCCACCTGGAGCTCTCCCACATGAAGGGCCGCGTCGATACCGGCACCGGGTTGCTGCGCTTTTTGCAGAAGGTGGTCAAATTCAGGGATATTCCTATGGAAGAGATTCTGGACGCCATCGAGCGGGCCGGCCGGGAAATGTACGAGAACGGGATCGTAGCGGTGGGCGACATTTCCAACAAGCTGGATACCAAAGCGCACAAAGAAAGCAGCCCCATCCGCTATTATACCTTCGTTGAAATGTTCGACTTCCTGCAAAACGAAGGCGCTCAGAAAACCTTTAATATGTACAAACAAGTGTACAATGGGCAGAGCGATGCCGGCGGTAATCGCAAGAGCTGTGTGCCGCACGCCCCCTACACGGTCTCTCCCCGCCTGTTTAGCCTGCTCCAGGAAGCCAATGCAGATAATGACATCACGGTCAGCATTCACAACCAGGAAACCGAACACGAGGACCATTTTTTTCTCCACAAAACAGGCGGCTTCGTCGAATTCTACAAATCTTTCGGCTTTCCGCTCAACCATTTTGAAGCTACGGGCAAAACCTCCATCCACTACGCCCTGCAGCAGATGAACCCCCATTGCCGCACCCTCTTCGTCCACAACACCATGACCGGCCCGGAAGACATCCGCGCCGCTCATTCCTGGAGCGATAAGGTGTACTGGGCGACCTGCGCCAACGCCAACCTCTACATTGAAAACCGAATGCCTTGCTACCAACATTTTCTAGACGAGGGCGCCCGCATGACTATCGGGACCGACAGCCTGACCTCCAACTGGCAGCTTTCGGTGCTGGAAGAAATGAAAACCATTGCCCGTTTTCAGTCCTACGTTCCTTTCGAAACGCTGCTGCGCTGGGCTACGCTGAACGGGGCCGAGGCGCTCGGATTTGAAAAGGATCTGGGCAGCATAGAGGCGGGCAAAAAGCCCGGCCTGAATTTGCTCAACCTGGATCAAAACCTGAAGCTGGCGGCAGGGACGCAGGTGAAACGGATCATTTGA